From a single Bacillus pseudomycoides DSM 12442 genomic region:
- a CDS encoding iron-hydroxamate ABC transporter substrate-binding protein has protein sequence MKKLFISLTVLFVLVMSACSNGSTDKKNDSNAKGSKSETITYQSENGKVEVPANPKRVVVLSSFAGNVISLGVNLVGVDSWSKMNPRFEKKLKDVTEVSDENVEKIIELNPDLIIGLSNIKNIDKLKKIAPTVTFTYGKVDYLTQHLEIGKLLNKEKEAKAWVDDFKKRAQAAGKDIKTKIGEDTTVSVIENFDKQIYVFGDNWGRGTEILYQEMKLKMPEKVKEKALKDGYYALSAEVLPEYAGDYLIISKNNDTNNSFQETESYKNIPAVKNNKAFEVNAKEFYFNDPITLDFQLDFFKKSFLGK, from the coding sequence ATGAAAAAGTTATTCATTTCACTTACAGTTCTATTCGTACTCGTTATGAGTGCTTGTAGCAACGGTTCGACAGATAAGAAAAACGATTCAAATGCAAAGGGAAGCAAATCAGAAACAATTACATATCAATCTGAGAATGGTAAAGTTGAAGTTCCTGCAAATCCCAAACGCGTTGTTGTACTATCATCATTCGCAGGTAACGTAATATCTTTAGGTGTAAACCTTGTTGGTGTAGATTCATGGTCTAAAATGAATCCGCGTTTTGAAAAAAAATTGAAAGATGTTACAGAAGTATCTGATGAAAATGTTGAAAAAATTATCGAATTAAATCCAGATTTAATCATTGGTTTATCAAACATTAAAAATATCGATAAGTTAAAAAAAATCGCTCCTACTGTAACATTCACATATGGGAAAGTTGACTACTTAACACAACATTTAGAAATCGGTAAACTACTAAATAAAGAAAAAGAAGCAAAAGCTTGGGTTGATGATTTCAAAAAACGTGCGCAAGCCGCTGGAAAAGATATTAAAACAAAAATTGGTGAAGATACAACCGTTTCTGTTATTGAAAACTTCGACAAACAAATCTATGTATTCGGCGATAACTGGGGCCGTGGAACAGAAATCCTGTATCAAGAAATGAAATTAAAAATGCCGGAAAAAGTAAAAGAAAAAGCGCTAAAAGATGGCTACTATGCATTATCTGCTGAAGTTCTACCTGAGTATGCTGGGGATTACTTAATTATAAGTAAAAACAACGATACGAATAATTCATTCCAAGAAACAGAATCGTACAAAAACATTCCAGCTGTTAAAAACAATAAAGCATTTGAAGTAAACGCGAAAGAATTCTATTTTAATGATCCAATCACATTAGATTTCCAACTAGATTTCTTCAAGAAAAGCTTTCTTGGTAAATAA
- a CDS encoding FecCD family ABC transporter permease translates to MIQQSKKQRVIVLALLLLIAATITIGMGLGAASLSYDRLLPTLLGQGTFKEEFILFSLRLPRIVITLLAGMALALSGAILQGITRNDLAEPGIIGINSGAGVAIALFFLYFPIDAGSFVYLLPIVGFIGAFITACLIYGFSYSKTAGLQPIRLTLTGIGFTFALSGTMIVLISSAERAKVDFIAKWIAGNIWGDDWVFVFALLPWLAVLIPFTFYKANRLNLLALNEHVAIGVGVALEKERRSLLIAAVALAASAVSVTGGIAFIGLMAPHIAKSLVGPRHQLFLPVAILIGGWLLLLADTIGRHIVEPSGIPAGIMVALIGAPYFMYLLLKK, encoded by the coding sequence ATGATTCAACAATCTAAAAAACAACGAGTAATCGTACTTGCCTTACTCCTGCTTATTGCAGCAACCATTACAATTGGAATGGGCCTAGGAGCAGCTTCATTGTCCTATGATAGACTGCTACCTACACTTTTGGGCCAAGGTACATTTAAAGAAGAATTTATTTTATTTTCTCTTCGATTACCACGAATTGTGATTACACTATTAGCTGGTATGGCACTTGCCTTATCAGGAGCTATACTACAAGGTATAACGCGTAATGATCTAGCCGAGCCTGGTATTATCGGTATTAACTCAGGGGCAGGCGTTGCAATTGCCCTTTTCTTTTTATATTTTCCAATAGACGCAGGCTCATTTGTTTACTTGCTACCAATCGTTGGATTTATCGGTGCCTTTATTACAGCCTGTCTCATCTATGGATTTTCATACAGTAAAACTGCTGGGCTTCAACCGATAAGACTGACATTAACAGGAATTGGATTTACGTTCGCTCTTTCCGGAACGATGATTGTACTTATTTCATCTGCTGAACGTGCAAAAGTAGACTTTATCGCAAAATGGATTGCCGGAAACATTTGGGGAGATGACTGGGTTTTTGTTTTCGCACTCCTTCCATGGCTAGCTGTACTCATTCCATTTACTTTCTATAAAGCAAACCGATTAAATCTCCTTGCATTAAATGAGCATGTAGCAATTGGTGTTGGTGTCGCACTCGAAAAAGAACGCCGCTCACTCCTTATAGCAGCCGTTGCATTAGCAGCTTCTGCCGTTTCAGTCACAGGGGGAATTGCCTTTATCGGACTTATGGCTCCTCACATCGCAAAATCTTTAGTCGGGCCGAGGCATCAATTATTTCTTCCTGTTGCCATTTTAATCGGGGGATGGCTATTGTTACTTGCAGATACAATTGGTCGTCATATTGTAGAGCCAAGTGGAATTCCAGCGGGGATTATGGTCGCTTTGATTGGTGCTCCTTATTTTATGTATTTGTTACTTAAGAAATAA
- a CDS encoding amino acid ABC transporter permease, whose translation MIEIFISTYPTFLKAIVMTLQLTLTSLLLGSLIGLLFAFFRISNNKILNSIAHIYIAVIRGTPLIVQIMILYFGITSIIVLSPFWAGAIALAIHNGAYITEIFRGSIQSVDRGQLEAARSLGMSYPLAMRRIILPQAFRLSIPPLGNQFVIGLKDSSLVAYVGMSELWGSGLSIAAGNFKQLETYIVVSAYYLVLVLLFTYLVNLLEKKLQRKQSNSIQVNKEKEKAVSL comes from the coding sequence ATGATTGAAATTTTCATATCTACATATCCAACATTTCTAAAAGCAATTGTCATGACTTTACAATTAACATTAACTTCATTATTACTTGGTTCATTAATCGGACTTCTATTCGCCTTTTTTCGTATTTCCAATAATAAAATTTTAAATAGTATTGCACACATATATATTGCTGTTATCCGAGGCACACCATTAATCGTTCAAATCATGATTCTTTATTTCGGCATTACGTCTATTATCGTTCTGTCTCCATTTTGGGCTGGTGCCATTGCTTTAGCAATTCATAACGGTGCATATATTACAGAAATTTTCCGTGGCTCCATTCAATCGGTCGATCGCGGCCAATTAGAAGCGGCTCGTTCTTTAGGAATGTCCTATCCACTCGCTATGCGCCGTATCATTTTACCACAAGCATTTCGATTATCAATCCCTCCGCTCGGAAACCAATTTGTCATTGGATTAAAAGATTCTTCCCTTGTCGCATACGTAGGAATGTCTGAGCTTTGGGGATCCGGTTTATCTATAGCTGCTGGAAACTTTAAGCAACTTGAAACATACATTGTTGTTAGTGCCTATTATCTTGTACTCGTCCTTTTGTTTACTTACCTCGTAAATCTCTTAGAGAAAAAACTTCAGCGTAAACAAAGTAATTCTATACAAGTAAATAAAGAGAAAGAAAAAGCAGTCTCTTTATAG
- a CDS encoding PRK06851 family protein, which yields MTGKILNYYAGGNTARGFYSLYEENVRGLERLFILKGGPGTGKSSLMKAIGREWVGRGYDIELLHCSSDNKSIDGVIIPKLKVGIVDGTAPHVIEPKIPGVVEEYVNLGVAWDSEKLRKHKGEITHYISEASDAFQSAYACFKEALAIHDDWERIYIDNIDFQKANELTKQLIQKLFADNKGKQAVVKHRFLGAATPKGAVDFVPNLTEDIPHRYFIKGRPGSGKSTMLKKLAEAAEEKGFEVEVYHCGFDPNSLDMIIVRELGFAIFDSTAPHEYFPEREGDEIIDMYDLIVTPGTDEKYATEIRDVSIQYKTKMSEAMSFLAKAKAVRDKLERIYIAAMDFTKVDMYKNEIQGEFERIAKLVSEQQK from the coding sequence GTGACAGGGAAAATTTTAAATTATTATGCTGGAGGAAATACCGCGAGAGGTTTTTATAGTTTATATGAGGAAAATGTAAGGGGATTGGAAAGACTTTTCATTTTGAAAGGTGGTCCAGGGACAGGGAAATCCTCATTGATGAAAGCAATTGGGCGTGAGTGGGTTGGAAGAGGATATGATATTGAACTGTTACATTGTTCTTCTGATAATAAATCCATCGATGGTGTTATTATTCCAAAATTAAAAGTAGGAATTGTAGATGGAACAGCACCACATGTCATTGAGCCAAAAATACCTGGAGTTGTAGAGGAATACGTGAACTTAGGAGTTGCATGGGATTCAGAGAAATTACGAAAACATAAAGGTGAAATTACACATTATATTTCTGAAGCGAGCGATGCATTTCAATCAGCGTATGCTTGTTTTAAAGAGGCGTTAGCTATACATGATGATTGGGAGAGAATTTATATTGATAATATTGATTTTCAAAAAGCGAATGAATTAACAAAGCAGCTTATACAAAAGTTATTTGCAGATAACAAAGGAAAACAAGCGGTGGTAAAGCACCGTTTCTTAGGGGCAGCAACACCAAAAGGGGCGGTTGATTTCGTTCCAAATTTAACAGAAGATATCCCGCATCGTTATTTTATAAAAGGACGCCCGGGTTCAGGAAAATCAACGATGCTAAAAAAATTAGCTGAGGCAGCGGAAGAGAAAGGGTTTGAAGTTGAAGTATATCATTGCGGCTTTGATCCAAATAGCCTAGATATGATTATTGTAAGAGAATTAGGTTTTGCGATCTTTGACAGCACCGCGCCACATGAATATTTTCCAGAGCGAGAAGGTGATGAGATTATTGATATGTATGATCTCATCGTTACGCCAGGAACGGATGAAAAATATGCAACAGAAATTCGGGATGTTTCCATTCAATACAAAACAAAAATGAGTGAAGCAATGTCGTTCTTAGCGAAGGCAAAAGCAGTTCGAGATAAATTAGAACGGATTTATATTGCTGCGATGGATTTTACAAAAGTAGATATGTATAAAAATGAAATTCAGGGTGAGTTTGAGCGAATTGCAAAGCTTGTTAGCGAGCAACAAAAATGA
- a CDS encoding nucleotidyltransferase domain-containing protein, with protein MRDKIQLELQKIEKENNVKILFAVESGSRAWGFQSKDSDYDVRFVYIHSVDWYLSINEKRDVIEYPISDALDISGWDIRKALQLFAKSNPALLEWIRSPIFYSKNSDLPERLQKMSENDFDPKATMYHYLHMASKNYREFLQGESVKLKKYFYVLRPILACKWLEEKGTLPPVEFERFITELSLEQELFDEIEDLLLKKKDGVELDAGPKIIVLNEFLEGQIKYYQEYVKGIEKGKGIEVERLNGLFRDMLFEKEHQ; from the coding sequence ATGAGGGATAAAATTCAATTAGAATTACAGAAAATTGAAAAAGAGAACAATGTGAAAATTTTATTTGCTGTCGAATCTGGAAGTCGTGCATGGGGATTTCAGTCGAAAGATAGTGATTATGATGTTAGATTTGTATACATTCATTCAGTAGACTGGTATTTATCTATTAATGAAAAACGTGATGTGATTGAGTATCCAATTAGTGATGCTTTAGACATAAGCGGTTGGGATATTAGAAAAGCTCTGCAGTTATTTGCAAAATCAAATCCAGCACTATTAGAATGGATCCGTTCTCCAATCTTTTATTCTAAGAACTCTGATCTTCCAGAGCGTCTACAGAAAATGAGCGAAAATGATTTTGATCCTAAAGCAACGATGTATCACTACTTACATATGGCTTCAAAAAACTATCGTGAATTTCTACAAGGAGAGAGCGTGAAGTTGAAAAAGTACTTCTATGTATTGCGTCCTATTTTAGCTTGCAAATGGTTAGAAGAGAAAGGGACATTGCCGCCTGTAGAATTTGAACGATTCATTACTGAATTGTCGCTAGAACAAGAGCTTTTTGATGAAATTGAAGATTTACTTCTAAAGAAAAAGGATGGTGTTGAGTTAGACGCTGGTCCGAAGATTATCGTATTAAATGAATTTTTAGAGGGGCAGATAAAGTATTATCAAGAGTATGTGAAAGGTATTGAAAAGGGAAAGGGCATTGAGGTTGAGAGGTTGAATGGCTTGTTTCGGGATATGTTATTTGAGAAAGAGCACCAGTAG
- a CDS encoding FAD-dependent oxidoreductase: MTNNSFPKFPEPYWRDSTSFPIFPKLSENIKAEVAIIGAGITGITTAYLLAKEGMKVVLIDSGNILNGTTGHTTAKITAQHDLIYDELIDHFGADQARLYYEANEKALQFIKETVRTNNIDCDFTEEDAYLYTTCNDGLRKLTKEYEAYKKLNIPCDYVESIPLPISVQGALVMKKQAQFHPLHYLKNLVEQFIEAGGTIYEQTTAIDIEKGFYPQIITKDGHRITCGYVVSCSHFPFYDANSFFFARMYAERSYVLAIKAKKDYPGGMYLSIDTPTRSLRYTTVNGEKIILVGGESHKTGQGINTMLHYEALHSFAEETFGIDAIPYRWSAQDLITLDKLPYIGHINENNPNIFVATGYRKWGMTTGTAAAQLLKDSITKIDNPYKELFAPSRFHADPDIKTFVSQNLDVAKHLIEGKLEFALRKPEDLENGEGAVVRVHGKRAGAYKDNEGKLHIVDTTCTHLGCEVEWNSGDCTWDCPCHGSRFSIEGDVIEGPADKPLKRVDGE; this comes from the coding sequence ATGACAAACAATTCATTTCCCAAATTTCCAGAACCGTACTGGCGCGATTCTACTTCATTCCCTATTTTCCCCAAGCTATCAGAAAATATAAAAGCAGAAGTTGCAATTATTGGTGCTGGAATTACAGGCATCACAACTGCTTATTTACTTGCAAAAGAGGGCATGAAAGTTGTTTTAATCGATTCCGGAAATATTTTAAATGGAACGACAGGCCATACGACTGCAAAAATCACAGCACAACACGATCTCATTTATGATGAGCTCATTGATCATTTTGGAGCTGATCAAGCGCGCCTATACTATGAGGCAAACGAAAAAGCATTGCAATTTATAAAAGAAACAGTCCGAACAAATAACATTGATTGTGACTTTACTGAAGAGGACGCCTACTTATATACAACTTGCAATGACGGATTACGGAAATTAACAAAAGAATATGAAGCTTATAAAAAACTAAATATTCCTTGTGACTATGTAGAGTCCATTCCACTTCCTATCTCAGTTCAGGGAGCACTTGTTATGAAAAAACAAGCACAGTTCCATCCTCTTCATTATTTAAAGAACCTTGTTGAACAGTTTATTGAAGCAGGCGGAACAATCTATGAGCAAACCACTGCAATCGATATCGAGAAAGGATTCTATCCGCAAATCATTACAAAAGATGGCCATCGTATTACATGTGGATATGTCGTCTCCTGTTCTCATTTTCCTTTCTATGATGCAAATAGCTTTTTCTTCGCAAGAATGTATGCAGAACGTTCCTACGTTCTAGCTATAAAAGCAAAAAAAGATTATCCCGGAGGCATGTATTTAAGCATAGACACTCCTACACGCTCCTTACGTTACACAACAGTAAATGGAGAAAAAATTATTCTTGTTGGGGGTGAAAGTCATAAAACAGGACAAGGAATCAATACAATGCTTCATTATGAAGCATTGCACTCTTTCGCAGAAGAAACATTTGGAATAGATGCAATCCCTTACAGATGGTCAGCACAAGACTTAATTACCCTAGATAAACTACCTTACATCGGCCATATTAATGAAAATAATCCAAATATATTCGTTGCAACAGGTTATCGAAAATGGGGGATGACAACAGGAACTGCTGCAGCTCAACTACTAAAGGACTCTATTACAAAAATAGATAACCCGTATAAAGAACTCTTTGCCCCATCACGATTCCATGCAGATCCAGATATAAAAACATTTGTTTCTCAAAACCTTGATGTAGCAAAACATTTGATCGAAGGCAAGTTAGAATTTGCTCTGCGTAAACCAGAAGATCTTGAAAATGGTGAAGGTGCCGTTGTAAGAGTACATGGAAAACGTGCAGGCGCTTATAAAGACAACGAAGGAAAATTGCATATTGTTGATACGACCTGTACACACCTTGGCTGTGAAGTAGAATGGAATAGCGGGGATTGTACGTGGGATTGTCCTTGTCATGGATCACGCTTTTCAATTGAAGGAGATGTAATTGAGGGGCCGGCAGATAAGCCGTTAAAACGGGTTGATGGAGAATAA
- a CDS encoding FecCD family ABC transporter permease: MKRKDVKLMTKDNLRSTSFVYKLILGIIVFFIIFMVAMVFGAADTSIKDVWIALTSNVNGEKFSIIRELRFPREIAAIFVGAGLAVSGAIMQGITRNPLADPGLLGLTGGANAALAITLALIPSVNYFYIMIACFIGAAIGAIMVFGIGMMKKGGLSPLRIVLAGAAVSAFLVAISEGIGIYFKISQDVSMWTAGGVIGTSWSQLQVIVPVISISIFIAILFSKKLTILSLSEEVAIGLGQKIIVIKIILFIVIILLAGASVALVGNMAFIGLMVPHMVRPIVGPDYRFVLPMSAIAGASFMLLADTLGRTINAPYETPIAAIIAIVGLPFFLFIVRKGGRSFS; encoded by the coding sequence ATGAAAAGAAAAGATGTGAAACTAATGACAAAAGACAATCTACGTTCCACTTCCTTTGTATACAAGCTCATTTTAGGAATCATTGTGTTCTTTATTATATTTATGGTTGCCATGGTATTTGGCGCAGCAGATACCTCTATAAAGGATGTATGGATAGCGCTGACTTCTAACGTTAATGGAGAAAAGTTCTCCATTATCCGTGAACTTCGCTTCCCACGTGAAATTGCAGCCATTTTTGTTGGAGCTGGGCTCGCTGTTTCTGGTGCGATTATGCAAGGTATAACGCGAAATCCACTCGCTGATCCAGGATTACTCGGGCTAACTGGTGGTGCCAACGCTGCCTTGGCAATTACACTTGCCCTTATTCCTTCTGTAAACTATTTTTATATAATGATTGCTTGTTTTATCGGTGCTGCTATCGGCGCCATTATGGTCTTCGGAATTGGTATGATGAAAAAAGGCGGGCTTTCTCCTCTTCGTATTGTACTTGCTGGCGCCGCGGTTTCAGCATTTTTAGTCGCGATTTCAGAAGGAATCGGGATTTATTTTAAAATCTCACAAGATGTATCCATGTGGACTGCCGGAGGCGTAATCGGAACATCATGGAGCCAATTACAGGTCATTGTTCCAGTTATTTCAATCAGTATATTCATTGCAATCTTATTTTCAAAGAAATTGACGATTCTTAGCTTAAGCGAAGAAGTAGCAATAGGACTCGGTCAAAAAATCATCGTCATTAAAATCATTCTTTTTATCGTTATCATTTTACTTGCCGGTGCTTCTGTTGCACTTGTTGGAAATATGGCATTTATCGGTTTAATGGTACCTCATATGGTCCGCCCTATTGTCGGACCAGACTATCGATTTGTGCTACCGATGTCTGCCATTGCTGGTGCTTCTTTTATGCTATTAGCTGACACACTTGGACGCACAATCAACGCTCCATATGAAACACCAATAGCGGCCATTATCGCAATTGTAGGTTTACCATTCTTCCTATTCATCGTACGTAAAGGAGGAAGGTCGTTCTCATGA
- a CDS encoding NAD(P)/FAD-dependent oxidoreductase: MNPEELFDVTVIGGGPAGLYSAFYSGLREMKTKIIEFQPQLGGKVHVYPEKMIWDIGGLPPVTGAQLIEQLVEQGLTFHPEVVLNEKVESINRNEEGVFVLTTFSGQKHFSKTVIVATGSGILKPQKLAIEGAERFEVSNLNYTVKSLKGFKDKTVIISGGGNSAIDWANELEPIAKKVYLTYRKDALAGHEAQVTQLMNSSVDCLFNTSITKLMADDNHEAIEYIELTNHETGEVSHLPIDEVIINHGYERDITLLENSELNVEIVDNYFIAGSANSESSIEGLYAAGDILKHEGKLHLIAGAFQDAGNAVNKAKQFIQPDASEYGMVSSHNDVFKQRNREIIKQMMK, translated from the coding sequence ATGAATCCAGAAGAATTATTTGATGTGACCGTGATTGGAGGAGGTCCAGCAGGGCTTTACTCAGCGTTTTATAGTGGGCTTAGGGAAATGAAAACAAAAATAATTGAATTTCAACCACAGTTAGGTGGGAAAGTACATGTTTATCCTGAGAAAATGATTTGGGATATCGGGGGATTGCCACCAGTTACTGGAGCGCAGTTAATTGAGCAGCTTGTGGAGCAAGGGTTAACATTTCATCCGGAAGTAGTGTTGAATGAAAAGGTAGAGTCAATCAATCGGAATGAAGAGGGAGTTTTTGTGCTAACAACTTTCTCTGGTCAAAAGCACTTTTCAAAAACAGTTATTGTAGCTACTGGAAGTGGAATATTAAAACCACAAAAGTTAGCAATTGAAGGTGCAGAGAGGTTTGAAGTATCAAATTTAAATTATACGGTCAAATCTTTAAAGGGTTTTAAAGATAAGACTGTAATTATTTCAGGTGGAGGAAACTCAGCGATCGATTGGGCAAATGAATTAGAGCCCATTGCGAAAAAGGTTTATTTAACATATAGAAAAGATGCCTTAGCTGGTCATGAAGCACAAGTTACTCAGCTTATGAATAGTTCGGTAGATTGTCTCTTTAATACGTCGATTACAAAGTTGATGGCTGATGATAATCACGAAGCAATTGAATATATTGAGTTAACGAATCATGAAACAGGTGAAGTTTCTCATTTACCTATTGACGAAGTCATTATTAATCATGGGTATGAACGTGATATAACATTATTGGAAAATAGTGAACTAAATGTTGAAATCGTTGATAATTATTTTATTGCCGGGAGTGCGAACAGTGAATCTTCAATAGAAGGGCTATATGCTGCTGGAGATATTTTAAAGCATGAAGGGAAATTGCATTTAATTGCGGGTGCTTTCCAAGATGCTGGAAATGCTGTAAATAAAGCAAAACAATTTATTCAACCAGATGCGAGTGAATATGGAATGGTTTCTTCCCATAATGATGTTTTCAAGCAGCGTAACCGAGAAATTATTAAGCAAATGATGAAATAA
- a CDS encoding ABC transporter substrate-binding protein, with amino-acid sequence MRKKILTAFAAITLCVSFVLGACSKETSTNEGKEFRYAMSGLYKPFNFKENDGKLVGFDVEIGEALAKKMGMKPVPVTNPWETLIQGLKAKKYDVILGSMAITEDRLKAVNFTNPYYRSGAQIFVAKKNNSISSVEDLKGKKIGVVKASTFKKLVEKHTDQITEYDSDITALMDLEPGRVDAVITDQMVGLRMIKEGKSNIKEAGKPLNLEEMGIAIRKDDKEMVKKVNKALEEIIKDGTYEKISKKWFGKNILGEEEKTK; translated from the coding sequence ATGAGAAAGAAAATACTTACTGCTTTTGCAGCAATTACACTATGTGTATCCTTCGTCCTTGGAGCCTGTAGTAAGGAAACTTCAACAAATGAAGGGAAAGAGTTTCGCTACGCAATGAGCGGCTTATATAAACCTTTTAATTTCAAAGAAAATGACGGAAAACTAGTTGGTTTTGATGTCGAAATTGGTGAGGCACTCGCAAAAAAAATGGGAATGAAGCCTGTTCCAGTTACAAATCCTTGGGAAACATTGATTCAAGGTCTAAAAGCAAAAAAATATGACGTCATATTAGGAAGTATGGCAATTACAGAAGACCGCCTAAAAGCCGTTAATTTTACGAATCCATACTATCGCTCTGGTGCACAAATTTTCGTAGCTAAAAAGAACAATTCCATTTCTTCAGTAGAAGACTTAAAAGGAAAAAAAATCGGTGTTGTAAAAGCTAGTACATTTAAAAAACTTGTGGAAAAACATACAGATCAAATCACAGAATACGACAGTGACATTACAGCTCTTATGGATTTGGAACCAGGCCGAGTAGATGCTGTTATTACGGATCAAATGGTTGGTCTTCGTATGATAAAAGAAGGAAAATCAAATATAAAAGAAGCTGGAAAACCATTAAATCTTGAGGAAATGGGAATTGCAATTCGCAAGGATGATAAAGAGATGGTGAAGAAAGTAAACAAAGCATTAGAGGAAATTATTAAAGATGGCACATATGAAAAAATCAGTAAAAAATGGTTTGGAAAAAATATTCTTGGAGAAGAGGAAAAGACAAAATAA
- a CDS encoding helix-turn-helix domain-containing protein: protein MKRLYITVKEAAEYLNIPESYIEELVQQKRIRAVYDGEQYLLNKEQFNTHLEQMEKYKQLVEEILNEPIPEDMDVKDED, encoded by the coding sequence ATGAAACGATTGTATATAACGGTAAAAGAAGCAGCAGAATATTTAAATATTCCGGAATCTTACATTGAAGAATTGGTTCAGCAAAAACGAATTCGAGCCGTGTATGACGGTGAGCAATATTTGCTGAATAAAGAACAGTTCAATACGCATTTAGAGCAAATGGAAAAATATAAACAGTTAGTAGAAGAAATATTAAATGAGCCAATTCCAGAGGATATGGATGTAAAAGACGAAGATTAA
- a CDS encoding fatty acid desaturase family protein: MKELHTFGWYAARVSPHLPKKAFKPVPTRLFGGLAYLLVAVAGLIAIGLFDLNVWANLGIAIVLGLCFASLGFLGHEILHGTVVRKAWLRDFLGAIAFMPLSTGPKLWRKWHNATHHVHTQHEEHDPDAWPTLEKMKKSKFLRWVYRMPLHVRSFFSFLSLTIQFTIHSTRMFFHFIKEFKSSNQKSVWLQLLLPWTVWISLLFIMGPTKWLFAYVIPLLIANFIVMGYIATNHRLNPIVPVNDPLANCLSVTVPRWVDVLHFNFSYHTEHHLFPAMSSKYYPLVKEKIKEMWPERYHEMPMTKAMAALWNTPRVYYQGSELVDPHREHFYGSLGNGLDPDNIAYREEHIEEQETIKKVNP, from the coding sequence ATGAAGGAGCTTCATACGTTTGGATGGTATGCAGCACGTGTATCGCCGCATTTGCCAAAAAAAGCATTTAAACCAGTTCCAACTCGTTTGTTTGGTGGACTGGCTTATTTACTTGTGGCGGTAGCTGGGTTAATAGCGATTGGTTTATTCGATTTGAATGTGTGGGCAAATCTTGGAATTGCAATTGTTCTAGGGTTATGTTTTGCTTCACTTGGATTTTTAGGACATGAAATCTTGCACGGAACAGTTGTAAGAAAAGCATGGCTTCGTGATTTTTTAGGGGCAATTGCATTTATGCCATTATCTACAGGACCGAAATTGTGGAGAAAATGGCACAATGCGACGCACCATGTTCATACACAGCATGAAGAACATGACCCTGATGCGTGGCCAACACTTGAAAAGATGAAGAAGAGTAAATTTTTAAGATGGGTGTATCGTATGCCCTTGCATGTGCGTTCTTTCTTCAGTTTTCTGTCACTAACAATTCAATTTACAATACATTCAACTCGTATGTTCTTTCATTTTATAAAAGAATTTAAGTCATCGAATCAGAAGTCTGTATGGCTTCAACTTCTTTTGCCATGGACGGTTTGGATTAGTTTGCTATTTATTATGGGGCCTACGAAGTGGTTGTTTGCTTATGTGATTCCATTACTCATTGCAAACTTTATTGTAATGGGCTATATTGCAACAAATCACCGTTTAAATCCAATTGTTCCTGTAAATGATCCATTAGCTAACTGTTTATCTGTAACAGTGCCGCGCTGGGTTGATGTTTTGCATTTTAACTTCTCATATCATACGGAACATCATTTGTTCCCTGCTATGAGTTCTAAGTATTACCCATTAGTAAAAGAAAAAATTAAAGAAATGTGGCCGGAGCGTTATCATGAAATGCCGATGACGAAAGCAATGGCAGCACTTTGGAACACACCTCGCGTATATTATCAAGGCAGTGAATTAGTTGATCCTCATAGGGAACATTTCTATGGTTCTTTAGGGAATGGGTTAGACCCTGATAATATTGCATATCGTGAGGAGCATATAGAAGAACAGGAAACTATCAAAAAAGTGAATCCATGA